The proteins below are encoded in one region of Streptomyces sp. NBC_00490:
- a CDS encoding cyclase family protein, producing the protein MVTRSGQTDGPTLTSAEFAALYRRLSASASWAGGQRGALVALTDARVAAAGREVRTGRTVTLAARVETSSGPDNPEPARHEMKGHANSGSDGGLDFAMDRFAMNVHGDADSHIDALCHVIYDGTLHGGVAASSVTPDGATALSVEAAHNGIVGRGVLLDIPRLRGVPWLEPGDHVTADDLAAAETAQGVRVSEGDLLFVRVGHRRRRAELGAWHTAKWRAGLHPSAMEFLAQRRVAVLGGDGNNDTAPSSTEGVDFPVHVLAIHAMGVHLLDYLQFEDLKQACEAEGRWSFLCVIAPLRLPHATGSPVNPIAVF; encoded by the coding sequence GTGGTCACACGATCCGGTCAGACAGACGGTCCCACGCTGACCTCGGCAGAGTTCGCCGCGCTCTACCGGCGGCTTTCGGCGAGTGCGTCCTGGGCCGGCGGCCAGCGGGGTGCCCTGGTCGCGCTCACTGACGCCCGGGTAGCGGCCGCCGGCCGCGAGGTACGGACCGGCCGCACGGTCACGCTCGCCGCACGGGTGGAGACGTCATCAGGACCGGACAACCCGGAACCGGCCAGGCACGAGATGAAGGGCCACGCGAACAGCGGATCCGACGGCGGACTGGACTTCGCCATGGACCGCTTCGCGATGAACGTGCACGGGGACGCCGACAGCCACATCGACGCCCTCTGCCACGTGATCTACGACGGCACCCTCCACGGAGGCGTGGCGGCGAGCAGCGTCACACCTGACGGCGCCACGGCGCTCTCCGTCGAGGCGGCTCACAACGGGATCGTGGGACGCGGTGTGCTGCTGGACATCCCCAGGCTGCGCGGAGTCCCGTGGCTCGAGCCGGGTGACCACGTGACCGCCGACGATCTCGCCGCGGCCGAGACCGCCCAGGGCGTCCGTGTGAGCGAGGGCGACCTCCTGTTCGTCCGCGTCGGCCACCGCCGGCGTCGCGCCGAATTGGGAGCGTGGCACACCGCGAAGTGGCGTGCGGGCCTCCACCCGTCCGCGATGGAGTTCCTCGCCCAGCGGCGGGTCGCCGTGCTCGGCGGCGACGGCAACAACGACACGGCCCCGAGCTCCACCGAGGGCGTCGACTTCCCCGTGCACGTCCTGGCCATCCACGCCATGGGCGTGCACCTGCTGGACTACCTCCAGTTCGAGGATCTGAAACAGGCCTGCGAGGCGGAGGGGCGTTGGTCCTTCCTGTGCGTCATCGCACCCCTGCGGCTGCCGCATGCCACCGGCTCACCGGTCAATCCGATCGCCGTCTTCTGA
- a CDS encoding gluconokinase, which yields MGVAGTGKSTVGALLAQRLSLPFLEADDLHPAANRAKMAQGRPLDDEDRRPWLMALADWVSKATESGRGGVVACSALKQAYRDLFLRAGSGVWFLYLALDPTVAQQRVARRTGHFMPARLEQSQYAVLEPLRSDEPGLTVNADATPQAIVDEAATALPAPR from the coding sequence ATGGGCGTGGCGGGCACGGGGAAGTCCACCGTGGGCGCCCTGCTCGCGCAGCGGCTGTCGCTGCCCTTCCTGGAGGCGGACGACCTGCACCCGGCCGCGAACCGGGCCAAGATGGCGCAGGGCCGGCCGCTCGACGACGAGGACCGCCGCCCGTGGCTGATGGCCCTCGCCGACTGGGTCAGCAAGGCCACCGAATCGGGCCGCGGCGGGGTCGTGGCGTGCTCGGCACTCAAACAGGCATACCGTGACTTGTTCCTGCGCGCGGGTAGCGGCGTCTGGTTCCTCTACCTGGCGCTCGACCCGACGGTCGCGCAACAGCGGGTCGCAAGGCGCACGGGCCACTTCATGCCGGCCCGGCTGGAGCAGTCCCAGTACGCCGTTCTCGAACCCCTGCGGTCCGACGAACCGGGGCTGACGGTGAACGCCGACGCCACCCCCCAGGCCATCGTGGACGAGGCGGCCACCGCACTCCCGGCGCCCCGCTGA
- a CDS encoding GMC family oxidoreductase has translation MADDQHYDVIVIGTGAGGGTLAHRLAPTGKRILILERGDYLPRERDNWDSTAVFVKGKYRAPEFWYDKHGNEFPPEVNYYVGGNTKFYGAALFRLRPEDFGELRHHDGVSPAWPIRYEDLEPYYTQAEQLYMVHGRHGEDPTAGPASGQYPHPPVEHEPRIQQLSDDLEKQGLHPFHLPIGVNLTQDDNGRATHASACIRCERVDGFPCLLGAKSDAQVICVDPALKHDNVTLLTGANVRRLETDPTGRSVTAVVAEFDDASTRVFSADIVVVACGAVNSAALLLRSANDRHPGGLANSSDVVGRHYMRHNNLALMAVSKEPNPTRFQKTLALNDWYLGADDWDFPLGGIQMLGKSDADQIHGEAPRWAGAVMPDMPFEMLAHHAVDFWLCGEDLPLPESRVTLDKDGGIHLALDEKNNIAGLKRLRHKLQGMLGHLGMHEHHLLDHSIYLHKGMPIGATAHQAGTIRFGDDPNSSALDVDCKAHDLDNLYVVDTSFFPSIGAVNPSLTAIANALRVGDRIAARLG, from the coding sequence ATGGCTGACGACCAGCACTACGACGTCATCGTCATCGGCACCGGAGCCGGCGGCGGCACCCTCGCACACCGGCTGGCCCCCACCGGCAAGCGGATCCTGATCCTGGAACGTGGCGACTACCTGCCGCGGGAGCGGGACAACTGGGACTCCACCGCCGTCTTCGTCAAGGGCAAGTACCGTGCGCCGGAGTTCTGGTACGACAAGCACGGCAACGAGTTCCCGCCGGAGGTCAACTACTACGTCGGGGGCAACACCAAGTTCTACGGAGCCGCGCTCTTCCGGCTGCGTCCCGAGGACTTCGGCGAGCTGCGTCACCACGACGGCGTCTCACCCGCGTGGCCGATCCGCTACGAGGACCTGGAGCCGTACTACACGCAGGCGGAGCAGCTGTACATGGTGCACGGACGGCACGGCGAGGACCCCACCGCCGGTCCGGCGAGCGGCCAGTATCCCCACCCGCCGGTGGAGCACGAGCCGCGCATCCAGCAGCTCAGCGACGATCTGGAGAAGCAGGGGCTGCACCCCTTCCACCTGCCCATCGGCGTGAACTTGACGCAGGACGACAACGGCCGGGCCACGCACGCCAGCGCCTGTATCCGCTGCGAGCGGGTCGACGGTTTCCCCTGCCTGCTGGGTGCCAAGTCCGACGCCCAGGTGATCTGCGTCGATCCTGCGCTGAAGCACGACAACGTCACCCTCCTCACGGGCGCCAACGTGCGGCGCCTCGAGACCGATCCCACGGGACGCTCTGTCACCGCAGTCGTGGCGGAGTTCGACGACGCAAGCACTCGGGTGTTCAGCGCCGACATCGTCGTCGTGGCCTGCGGAGCGGTCAACTCGGCCGCACTGCTGCTGCGCTCGGCGAACGACAGGCATCCCGGCGGACTGGCCAACAGCTCGGACGTGGTGGGCCGCCATTACATGCGGCACAACAACCTGGCGCTGATGGCGGTGTCGAAGGAGCCGAACCCCACCAGGTTCCAGAAGACGCTGGCGCTGAACGACTGGTATCTCGGGGCGGACGACTGGGACTTCCCGCTCGGCGGTATCCAGATGCTGGGCAAGTCGGACGCCGACCAGATCCACGGCGAGGCGCCGCGCTGGGCCGGCGCCGTCATGCCGGACATGCCGTTCGAGATGCTCGCGCACCACGCCGTCGACTTCTGGCTTTGCGGGGAGGATCTGCCGCTGCCGGAGAGCCGGGTCACCCTGGACAAGGACGGTGGCATCCACCTGGCCCTCGACGAGAAGAACAACATCGCCGGCCTCAAGCGCCTGCGCCACAAGCTCCAGGGCATGCTCGGACACCTGGGCATGCACGAGCACCATCTGCTGGATCACAGCATCTACCTGCACAAGGGCATGCCCATCGGCGCCACCGCCCACCAGGCCGGCACGATCCGGTTCGGCGACGACCCCAACAGCTCCGCGCTGGACGTCGACTGCAAGGCACACGATCTGGACAACCTGTACGTCGTCGACACGAGCTTCTTCCCGAGCATCGGGGCGGTGAACCCGTCCCTGACCGCCATCGCCAACGCCCTGCGGGTCGGCGACCGCATCGCGGCCCGCCTGGGCTGA
- a CDS encoding MFS transporter, whose protein sequence is MPDRAPARAPLVLASLIIVAAVANLNLSVANVALPAVGKAFDSSQTMLNLVAVGYSLGLAASVLYLGAVGDRYGRKLLLILGVALSIPACLLAAYAPNDIVLVVARIIGGFSAGMAFPTTLALITALWTGPGRTKSIALWSALGGGISMLGPVIAGALLQHFYWGSVFLVTLPLAVVALFMALVFVPAHANESTEPVDNAGGILSVLLVAGLVLAINFAAVPDQGLLVLVLVLIALAAGTAFIWRQRRARNPLYDLHIAGRRTFWVAACAGIIVFGALMGSAFVSQQYLQNVLNYDSVEAGAAILPLVVMMVLVAPRSAKLVETRGARTTLLIGYVFLFLAFGWMLLFWSENSSYWQIGLAYVFAGIGVGFAGTPASHSLTGSVPVRRAGMASGTADLQRDLGGAIMQSIMGALLTSGYASTFSSAIASSSESKHVSNQVQGELTKSFASAEQVAQQHPTYADQIVAAARQSFLKGDDWAYTAGLVAIVVGALLVFFMFPRRDAEQELLRRYHAEDSESPAT, encoded by the coding sequence GTGCCGGACCGAGCCCCGGCGCGCGCGCCGCTCGTCCTGGCGTCCCTGATCATCGTCGCCGCGGTGGCCAACCTGAACCTGTCGGTGGCCAACGTGGCCCTGCCCGCGGTCGGGAAGGCATTCGACTCGTCACAGACCATGCTGAACCTGGTCGCCGTGGGCTATTCCCTCGGCCTGGCCGCATCGGTGCTCTACCTCGGAGCGGTCGGCGACCGATACGGGCGCAAGTTGCTCCTGATCCTCGGCGTCGCCCTCTCCATCCCCGCCTGCCTGCTCGCCGCTTACGCTCCCAACGACATCGTCCTGGTCGTGGCACGGATCATCGGGGGATTCTCCGCCGGCATGGCTTTCCCGACCACCCTGGCGCTGATCACTGCCCTGTGGACGGGGCCGGGGCGGACCAAGTCGATCGCACTGTGGTCGGCCCTGGGCGGTGGCATCTCGATGCTCGGACCGGTGATTGCGGGCGCGCTCCTCCAGCATTTCTACTGGGGGTCGGTATTCCTGGTCACCCTTCCCCTCGCCGTGGTCGCCCTGTTCATGGCGCTGGTGTTCGTCCCCGCCCACGCCAACGAGTCGACCGAACCGGTGGACAACGCCGGCGGTATCCTGTCGGTCCTCCTGGTCGCGGGACTGGTGCTTGCCATCAATTTCGCCGCCGTCCCCGACCAAGGGCTCCTGGTCCTCGTTCTCGTCCTGATCGCCCTTGCTGCCGGAACAGCGTTCATCTGGCGTCAGCGCCGGGCTCGCAATCCGTTGTACGACCTCCACATCGCCGGTCGGCGCACGTTCTGGGTGGCCGCATGCGCAGGAATCATCGTGTTCGGCGCCCTGATGGGGTCGGCGTTCGTGAGCCAGCAGTACCTGCAGAACGTGCTCAATTACGACTCTGTCGAAGCAGGCGCCGCCATCCTGCCCCTCGTCGTCATGATGGTGCTCGTGGCACCCCGATCCGCGAAGCTGGTCGAGACCCGCGGCGCCCGCACGACCTTGCTGATCGGCTATGTGTTTCTCTTCCTCGCCTTCGGCTGGATGCTGCTGTTCTGGAGCGAGAACAGCAGCTACTGGCAGATCGGCCTCGCCTACGTGTTCGCCGGCATCGGAGTCGGTTTCGCCGGAACGCCTGCCTCGCACTCGTTGACCGGATCGGTGCCCGTGCGACGGGCAGGTATGGCGTCAGGCACCGCAGACCTGCAACGGGACCTCGGTGGGGCCATCATGCAGTCGATCATGGGCGCCCTGCTCACCTCCGGCTACGCCTCGACCTTCAGTTCGGCGATCGCCTCATCCTCCGAGAGCAAGCACGTGTCGAACCAGGTTCAGGGTGAGCTGACGAAGTCGTTCGCCTCCGCCGAGCAAGTCGCCCAGCAGCACCCCACCTACGCCGACCAGATCGTCGCGGCAGCCCGCCAGTCATTCCTCAAGGGCGACGACTGGGCATACACCGCCGGCCTGGTCGCGATCGTGGTGGGCGCGCTGCTGGTCTTCTTCATGTTCCCGCGACGGGACGCCGAGCAGGAGCTCCTGCGGCGCTACCACGCCGAGGACTCCGAGTCCCCCGCCACGTAG